From Candidatus Manganitrophus morganii, the proteins below share one genomic window:
- a CDS encoding antibiotic biosynthesis monooxygenase, which produces MVVVVFRSRLKAGGEAELGKVGMRMYELASAMPGFLSYKDFVAEDGENVSIIEFDSIENVDAWREHPEHREAQRRARTEFFTEYQIQVCTPVRERAFKG; this is translated from the coding sequence ATGGTCGTCGTGGTTTTTCGATCGCGTTTAAAGGCGGGGGGCGAAGCGGAGCTGGGAAAGGTCGGAATGCGGATGTACGAGCTCGCCTCCGCGATGCCGGGCTTCCTCTCTTACAAGGACTTTGTCGCGGAGGACGGGGAAAACGTCTCGATCATCGAATTCGATTCCATCGAGAACGTCGACGCCTGGCGGGAGCATCCCGAACATCGAGAAGCGCAACGGCGGGCGCGAACGGAGTTCTTTACTGAATATCAAATTCAAGTCTGCACGCCGGTGAGGGAGAGAGCGTTCAAAGGATAG
- a CDS encoding M20/M25/M40 family metallo-hydrolase, translating into MLNTQRMTDHFLKLVQIDSLSKKEKAVALVLQKELEALGAKVEFDEAGEVVGGEIGNLIARLPATDPARRPLLLSAHMDTVVPGEGIKPIVEGKKIRSDGTTILGGDDKSGISIIVEVLRTLREKKLPHGEIEIAFTICEEFGLLGAKHLDFGRLKSRDGLVLDCDNVNILFTKSPSADRLEFKVHGLEAHAGVCPERGLSAVQIAADAISQMKLGRIDPETTANIGIIQGGSATNIVPNYVYVKAETRSHDEEKLAAQNGHMQECFRKAAEKFWVDLDGKRISGRVEEKIWRDYDRMNVPENAPIVQAVMRAAQALSYKVRTHATGGGCDANVFNKKGITVANLGTGMHDIHTVKEWLAIDEMNQAAEIVLETVQQCK; encoded by the coding sequence ATGCTAAACACACAACGAATGACCGATCATTTCCTTAAGCTCGTTCAGATCGACAGCCTCTCCAAAAAAGAGAAGGCGGTCGCCCTCGTCCTTCAAAAAGAGCTGGAGGCGCTGGGAGCCAAGGTGGAATTCGACGAGGCCGGCGAAGTGGTCGGGGGCGAGATCGGCAATCTGATCGCCCGCCTCCCCGCCACCGATCCAGCAAGGCGGCCGCTCCTTCTCTCGGCCCACATGGACACCGTGGTTCCCGGAGAAGGGATCAAGCCGATCGTCGAGGGGAAAAAGATCCGGAGCGACGGAACGACGATCCTCGGCGGGGACGACAAATCGGGGATCTCGATCATCGTCGAAGTTCTCAGGACCCTTCGGGAAAAGAAGCTCCCCCACGGCGAGATCGAAATCGCCTTCACCATCTGCGAGGAGTTCGGCCTCCTCGGCGCCAAGCACCTCGACTTCGGCCGACTGAAATCGCGCGACGGGCTGGTCCTCGATTGCGACAACGTCAACATTCTCTTTACGAAGTCCCCCTCCGCCGACCGTCTTGAATTCAAAGTCCATGGGCTCGAAGCACACGCCGGCGTCTGTCCCGAGCGGGGGCTCTCCGCCGTTCAGATCGCCGCCGATGCGATCAGTCAAATGAAGCTCGGCCGGATCGATCCGGAGACGACCGCCAACATCGGGATCATCCAGGGGGGATCGGCGACCAACATTGTCCCGAACTACGTCTATGTCAAAGCGGAGACACGGAGCCACGACGAGGAGAAGCTGGCGGCGCAGAACGGGCATATGCAGGAGTGCTTCCGAAAAGCCGCCGAGAAATTCTGGGTCGATTTGGATGGAAAGCGGATCTCCGGCCGGGTGGAAGAGAAGATCTGGCGCGACTACGACCGGATGAACGTCCCCGAAAACGCTCCGATCGTTCAGGCGGTGATGCGCGCGGCCCAGGCCCTTTCCTACAAGGTGCGGACCCATGCGACCGGCGGCGGCTGCGACGCCAACGTCTTCAACAAAAAGGGAATCACCGTCGCCAACCTCGGCACCGGCATGCACGACATCCACACCGTCAAGGAGTGGCTCGCGATCGACGAAATGAACCAGGCCGCCGAGATCGTCCTGGAGACGGTCCAGCAGTGCAAGTAG